A single region of the Phalacrocorax carbo chromosome 4, bPhaCar2.1, whole genome shotgun sequence genome encodes:
- the ETNPPL gene encoding ethanolamine-phosphate phospho-lyase yields the protein MEERYSKAETLALRRKHIGPSCKIFFDKDPLKIVRAQGQYMFDEKGEKYLDCINNVAHVGHSHPHVIKAATKQMELLNTNSRFLHDNLVQYAQRLTATLPEKLSVCYFVNSGSEANDLALRLSRQYRGHQDVITLENAYHGHVTSLIDISPYKFNQLGKDSKKEFVHVAPSPDVYRGKYREDHPDPASAYAEEVKKIIEETQKNGRKIAAFIAESMQSCGGQIIPPVGYFQKVAEYVRAAGGVFIADEVQVGFGRVGKHFWAFQLQGEDFVPDIVTMGKPIGNGHPMSCVVTTREIAESVGASGLEYFNTFGGNPVSCAIGLAVLEVIEKEDLQGNAARVGNYLLELLAEQKEKHPLVGDIRGVGLFVGVDLVKDQQKRTPATAEALHLIYKLKEHQILLSADGPHRNILKFKPPMCFTMEDAKRVVEIIDALLTEMEEATGMKIENNASTNAQCKRKTTEGSSQSEGANESISHMNGAACRQENGLYSKKCSVASRRIRT from the exons ATGGAGGAGCGCTACAGCAAGGCGGAGACCCTCGCCCTGCGGAGGAAGCACATCGG GCCTTcctgcaaaattttctttgacAAGGACCCTCTGAAGATAGTGCGTGCTCAGGGCCAATATATGTTTgatgagaaaggagaaaaatacttaGACTGTATCAACAATGTTGCACATG tTGGCCACAGTCATCCACACGTGATAAAGGCTGCAACAAAACAGATGGAACTGCTGAACACAAATTCCCGGTTCCTGCATGACAACCTTGTTCAGTACGCGCAGCGTCTTACAGCCACCCTGCCCGAGAAACTCTCTGTTTGCTATTTTGTTAACTCTGG GTCTGAAGCAAATGATCTTGCTTTACGACTGTCTCGGCAGTACCGTGGGCACCAAGATGTGATCACCCTTGAAAA TGCATACCATGGCCATGTTACATCTCTGATTGACATCAGTCCCTATAAATTTAATCAGCTGGGAAAGGACAGCAAGAAGGAGTTTGTGCATGTG GCTCCTTCTCCAGATGTCTACAGAGGGAAATACAGGGAAGACCACCCAGATCCAGCAAGTGCTTATGCTGAAGAGGTGAAAAAGATTAttgaagaaacacagaagaacGGACGCAAG ATTGCTGCCTTCATAGCCGAATCCATGCAGAGCTGTGGAGGCCAAATAATTCCACCTGTGGGCTATTTCCAGAAAGTGGCAGA gtACGTGCGCGCAGCAGGTGGAGTATTCATAGCTGATGAGGTCCAGGTTGGCTTTGGCAGAGTTGGGAAGCATTTCTGGGCATTCCAGCTGCAAGGCGAAGACTTTGTGCCTGACATTGTCACCATGGGAAAGCCCATTGGCAATGGCCACCCTATGTCTTGTGTGGTCACAACAAGGGAAATTGCTGAAAGTGTTGGTGCCTCCGGACTGGAGTATTTTAATACA TTTGGAGGCAATCCAGTGTCTTGTGCTATTGGtttggctgtgctggaggtAATAGAAAAAGAGGATCTTCAAGGAAATGCTGCACGTGTAGGAAATTATCTCCTGGAATTGCTGGCTGAGCAAAAGGAGAAACATCCTTTAGTGGGAGATATCAG GGGTGTTGGATTGTTTGTTGGAGTGGATCTGGTGAAAGATCAACAAAAGCGAACGCCAGCCACAGCTGAAGCCCTTCACCTGATTTACAA GCTGAAAGAGCATCAAATCCTTCTTAGTGCAGACGGACCCCACAGAAATATACTAAAATTTAAACCACCAATGTGTTTCACAATGGAAGATGCAAAACGTGTAGTGGAGATAATTGATGCACTTCTGACAG aaatggaagaggCAACTGGAATGAAGATAGAAAATAATGCATCTACAAACGCACAGtgtaaaagaaaa acaACTGAAGGGAGTTCTCAATCAGAAGGTGCAAATGAAAGCATCAGCCATATGAATGGAGCTGCCTGCAGACAAGAAAATGGGCTTTATTCTAAAAAGTGCTCAGTGGCAAGTAGAAGAATAAGAACATAA